In Bacteroidales bacterium, a single genomic region encodes these proteins:
- the tnpA gene encoding IS200/IS605 family transposase, with product MSFIRIWLHCVWTTKNRIPFLQDDVRTHIIKHIVENAKTKNIFIDSINGHYQHLHALISLGSTQNISDVMQKIKGESSFWINKNNLTKQRFEWQDDFYCVSIGVPQLVGIRKYIQNQEGHHAIVKWEDELDELIRENQMEIMRG from the coding sequence ATGTCATTTATCAGAATCTGGCTCCATTGTGTATGGACCACTAAAAACAGAATCCCATTTCTTCAGGATGATGTAAGAACCCATATTATTAAGCATATCGTTGAGAATGCTAAAACAAAAAACATCTTTATTGATTCAATTAATGGACATTATCAACATCTTCATGCTCTGATCTCATTAGGAAGTACTCAAAATATTTCCGATGTCATGCAGAAAATTAAAGGTGAAAGCTCCTTCTGGATCAATAAAAACAATTTGACAAAACAGAGGTTTGAATGGCAGGATGATTTTTATTGTGTATCAATTGGAGTTCCCCAGCTCGTAGGTATTAGAAAGTACATTCAGAATCAGGAAGGGCATCATGCAATTGTTAAATGGGAGGATGAGCTTGATGAATTAATCAGGGAAAATCAAATGGAAATCATGAGGGGCTAA
- a CDS encoding universal stress protein: protein MEENEHKNLIVVPWDFTNVAGHALAHAAKISRMVGNNICLLHIAEPSINAKDEAAKKAQLQQITEENTKKYNIPISFHISKGSIFTAIADYAHEADASLVVMGTHGMKGMQKLTGSWALKVIVKSKIPFIVVQDPPVDQERYHNIVFPIDFRGENKEKMKMAIFMGKYFESKIHMLVSVSSDKNLLKKTNINLNFAVKYLIQNNIEYEIHEVPKGNFPQQTIDFAQKINADLLLIMTTKNITVADYVVGASEQYMIANSSKIPVCCVNPKSSFAKVGQFMYG, encoded by the coding sequence ATGGAAGAAAATGAACATAAGAATTTAATAGTTGTGCCCTGGGATTTCACTAATGTTGCCGGACATGCATTGGCACATGCAGCAAAGATAAGCCGGATGGTCGGGAACAACATCTGCCTCCTGCACATTGCTGAACCTTCAATAAATGCAAAAGATGAGGCTGCAAAAAAAGCCCAGTTGCAGCAGATAACTGAAGAAAACACAAAGAAGTACAATATTCCTATATCCTTCCATATTTCCAAGGGAAGCATATTCACTGCAATTGCTGATTATGCACATGAAGCTGATGCCAGCCTTGTAGTTATGGGCACACATGGGATGAAAGGTATGCAAAAGCTTACCGGGAGCTGGGCACTTAAGGTTATTGTAAAATCTAAAATACCATTTATTGTGGTTCAGGATCCTCCTGTTGATCAGGAAAGATATCACAATATAGTATTCCCGATTGATTTCAGGGGAGAGAATAAGGAGAAGATGAAGATGGCCATTTTCATGGGAAAATATTTTGAATCCAAAATTCATATGCTTGTTTCAGTAAGCTCTGATAAGAACCTGCTTAAGAAAACTAATATCAACCTGAATTTTGCAGTCAAATATCTGATTCAGAATAATATTGAGTATGAGATCCATGAAGTGCCTAAAGGTAATTTCCCGCAACAGACAATCGACTTTGCCCAGAAGATAAATGCCGATCTTCTTCTTATAATGACAACTAAGAATATCACTGTTGCCGATTATGTGGTAGGTGCTTCTGAACAATATATGATTGCCAACAGCTCTAAAATACCGGTCTGTTGTGTCAACCCGAAATCCTCATTTGCCAAGGTTGGGCAATTCATGTATGGTTGA
- the rpoN gene encoding RNA polymerase factor sigma-54: MLNQRLQQKLLQKLSPQQIQMIKLLEVPTLQIEERIKKELEENPALEEGPDDEDVQPEAEEDQFDEKDKDQEEFTLDDYIDDDDIPDYRLQTKNYSKDEEKRSEIPFSVGFSFQEHLESQLGLRDLTEKQKILGEYILGNIDEDGYLRRELINIVDDLAFLQNIETTESELEEVLSIIQDLEPSGVGARTLRECLLLQIEKRDKTQPSMILAHKILDLHFEEFTKRHYDKIVARLGITENELKAAIDEVLKLNPKPGGVYSDPFNKTSQPIIPDFILELSEDGFDLHLNSRNLPELRLSGAYREMLQSYSQDKSQKKEMKDAVQFVKQKIDSARWFIDAIKQRQNTLLLTMNAILEYQQEYFIDGDETKLKPMILKDVAEMTGLDISTVSRVANSKFIQTHFGIFPLKFFFSEGLQTDSGEEVSTREIKRILQDCIENEQKRRPLTDERLTEILQEKGYQIARRTVAKYREQLNIPVARLRREI, translated from the coding sequence ATGTTAAATCAGAGGTTACAGCAGAAGTTGCTTCAGAAGCTTTCACCGCAGCAGATCCAGATGATCAAGCTGCTGGAAGTCCCTACCCTTCAGATAGAGGAGAGGATCAAGAAAGAACTGGAGGAAAACCCTGCCCTTGAAGAGGGACCGGATGATGAGGATGTCCAGCCGGAAGCAGAAGAGGATCAGTTTGATGAGAAAGATAAGGACCAGGAGGAATTCACCCTCGATGATTATATCGACGACGATGATATCCCCGATTACCGTCTGCAGACTAAGAATTATAGCAAGGATGAAGAGAAAAGGAGCGAAATACCTTTTTCAGTAGGATTTTCATTCCAGGAGCATCTCGAATCGCAGCTCGGACTCCGCGACCTTACAGAAAAACAGAAAATTCTCGGGGAATATATTCTCGGAAATATTGATGAGGATGGCTATCTCAGAAGAGAACTGATTAATATAGTCGATGATCTTGCTTTTCTCCAGAATATTGAAACAACTGAAAGCGAACTGGAAGAGGTTCTCAGTATTATTCAGGATCTTGAACCCTCTGGCGTGGGTGCCCGTACCCTGAGAGAATGCCTGCTGCTTCAGATTGAAAAACGGGATAAGACACAGCCTTCAATGATTCTGGCTCATAAAATCCTTGATCTTCATTTTGAAGAGTTTACAAAAAGACATTATGATAAAATAGTAGCACGGTTAGGGATTACGGAAAACGAACTGAAAGCAGCTATTGATGAGGTGCTTAAACTAAATCCAAAACCCGGAGGCGTCTACAGCGATCCTTTTAATAAGACATCACAGCCAATTATTCCTGATTTCATTCTTGAACTCTCCGAAGACGGGTTCGACCTTCATCTTAATTCCCGAAACCTGCCTGAACTCAGGCTTAGCGGGGCATACAGGGAGATGCTTCAGTCGTACAGCCAGGATAAGAGTCAGAAGAAAGAAATGAAGGATGCGGTTCAGTTTGTCAAGCAGAAAATTGACTCAGCCAGGTGGTTCATTGATGCCATAAAACAGAGGCAAAATACTCTCCTGCTTACAATGAATGCAATACTTGAATATCAGCAGGAATACTTTATCGATGGTGATGAGACCAAACTAAAACCAATGATCCTTAAGGATGTTGCTGAAATGACCGGTCTCGATATATCCACCGTATCAAGGGTGGCAAACAGTAAATTCATTCAGACGCATTTCGGGATATTTCCGCTGAAGTTTTTCTTCTCGGAAGGACTGCAGACCGATAGCGGAGAAGAGGTGTCAACCCGTGAGATTAAAAGAATTCTGCAGGATTGTATCGAAAATGAACAGAAAAGAAGGCCTCTTACCGATGAGAGGCTGACAGAAATATTACAGGAAAAGGGTTACCAGATTGCACGCCGGACAGTAGCAAAATACCGGGAGCAACTTAATATTCCGGTCGCAAGGCTGAGGAGGGAGATATAA